From Pseudothermotoga thermarum DSM 5069, a single genomic window includes:
- the fliS gene encoding flagellar export chaperone FliS, whose amino-acid sequence MMKDYYLENAIKTASPAKLVEMLYERAIELLKEAKAAIEQKDYVLSNEKISKVQEIITELNVSLDMEKGGEIAQSLRALYNYMYKTLIEANLKKDIQKLDEVLYFVEQLLDAWKVAMKTAKPPSIQDRQNHGLNISI is encoded by the coding sequence ATGATGAAGGATTATTACCTTGAAAACGCGATTAAAACGGCTAGTCCTGCTAAGTTGGTCGAGATGCTTTACGAAAGGGCGATAGAGCTTTTGAAAGAGGCAAAAGCCGCAATTGAACAGAAGGATTACGTTCTATCTAACGAAAAAATATCCAAGGTGCAAGAAATCATAACAGAACTCAACGTTTCTTTGGATATGGAAAAAGGTGGAGAAATAGCCCAATCTTTGAGAGCTTTGTACAACTACATGTACAAAACATTGATTGAAGCCAATTTGAAAAAGGACATTCAAAAATTGGACGAAGTTTTGTACTTTGTCGAACAGCTTCTTGACGCGTGGAAAGTTGCTATGAAAACTGCCAAGCCACCTTCAATTCAAGATCGTCAAAACCATGGTTTAAACATCTCCATATAG
- a CDS encoding GNAT family N-acetyltransferase, with product METVKLLSEFPITRFVELVNEVFSDYSVPIKWDILSFNLDARENSVSLSDSFVFLKDDKPVGFVVCCIRGTRGRIDAMGVVKSERGTGLAYRILAHALDALRWKKVQTVVLEVLKTESKAVRFYEKNGFRTIRELHSMMREIETFSESEELTVVMADPRWIHQASIEASLNLHRSPNWQREPATLLLSSGRYKYGRVNFRRTQGYLVWGSNQENAFIVDCSPIKVLEVYPDLLDAASKYVCKVENKRYCAIFNVPENDPMYNAALQCGFKVFLTQLEMKLELY from the coding sequence GTGGAAACCGTTAAGCTTCTTTCTGAGTTTCCAATTACTCGTTTTGTCGAACTGGTAAACGAGGTATTCAGCGATTATTCAGTGCCTATAAAATGGGACATTCTATCTTTCAACCTCGATGCAAGGGAAAATTCCGTATCGCTCTCAGATTCCTTTGTGTTTTTGAAGGACGATAAACCCGTTGGATTTGTGGTTTGTTGTATCAGAGGAACAAGAGGCAGAATTGATGCTATGGGAGTTGTTAAAAGTGAGCGCGGAACTGGTTTGGCATACAGAATTCTTGCACACGCTTTGGATGCTCTAAGATGGAAGAAAGTTCAAACAGTAGTTCTTGAAGTTCTAAAAACAGAATCGAAAGCCGTTAGATTTTACGAAAAAAACGGTTTTAGAACAATCAGAGAGCTTCATTCGATGATGAGAGAAATCGAGACTTTTAGTGAGAGTGAGGAATTGACTGTTGTAATGGCTGACCCAAGATGGATTCATCAAGCTTCGATTGAAGCTTCGTTGAATCTTCATCGTTCCCCCAATTGGCAAAGAGAACCCGCAACGCTTCTGTTATCCTCTGGTCGCTACAAATACGGTCGTGTGAACTTTAGACGAACTCAAGGATATCTGGTTTGGGGGTCAAATCAGGAAAATGCTTTCATTGTTGATTGTTCTCCCATCAAGGTTTTGGAAGTTTACCCAGATCTTTTGGATGCAGCTTCAAAATACGTGTGCAAAGTTGAGAACAAACGTTATTGTGCTATTTTCAACGTCCCTGAAAATGATCCGATGTACAACGCCGCTTTGCAGTGTGGTTTTAAGGTTTTTTTAACACAGCTTGAGATGAAATTAGAGTTATACTGA
- a CDS encoding penicillin-binding transpeptidase domain-containing protein: MRSRKFLLYLFVLTPFLILLSRAFVLQVIQYKTHREYIDSLKVYVRRLEAPRGRILTRDGTILAWDEEVVTAKAVGAINTELVEQVLGKEKMLQLIQGDEIIISETEAQRLEKSGLMISRKLLRRYSGLASHVVGYVDQSRQGISGVEAMYNSYLKGVDGYELISIDIRGRILGRFVESPAIRGNDVVLTIDSKLQSYVEELLARHGKPGAIIVQSVKTGEILAMASYPIFDPNVFAQGVSARQWAELVNDPSSPLLNRAIGGLYPPGSVIKPLYAIALLEEADFDIPSINCLGYFEYVGTTGRVLGTYRDWYLEGHGETDLKKAIKVSCNVYFYNLALHLGIERMKQIASFFRIDELTQIDLPGERKGLFPDPTWKYERFKEPWYPGDTILCGIGQSFILVTPLEITSFYNAIANGGTCYQPRLLKSILDFRGKKVYEPDVTVLYKVSMKKSTHEFLVSALREVVQSANGGTPRDEGTAYRAFRGLKMDVAAKTGTAETGKSGQLPHSWFAGFAPASNPEILVVVLLENSGSGGEAAAPLARKVFEYWGGKR, from the coding sequence ATGAGGTCTCGTAAATTTCTTCTGTATCTGTTTGTTCTAACCCCGTTTTTAATTCTCCTTTCAAGAGCTTTCGTTTTGCAGGTTATTCAGTACAAAACCCACAGAGAGTACATTGATTCTCTCAAAGTTTACGTAAGAAGGCTGGAAGCCCCAAGGGGAAGAATTTTAACAAGAGACGGAACAATTTTGGCTTGGGATGAAGAGGTTGTAACGGCAAAAGCTGTTGGCGCTATAAACACCGAATTGGTTGAACAGGTACTTGGCAAAGAAAAGATGCTTCAATTGATACAAGGCGATGAGATAATCATCTCGGAAACAGAAGCGCAAAGACTTGAAAAATCAGGATTGATGATATCTCGAAAATTGTTGCGCAGATATTCTGGTTTGGCAAGTCATGTGGTTGGCTACGTTGATCAAAGCCGACAAGGAATTTCAGGTGTTGAGGCGATGTACAATTCCTATTTAAAAGGTGTGGACGGCTATGAGTTGATAAGCATAGACATTCGTGGAAGGATCTTGGGAAGGTTCGTGGAATCTCCCGCGATAAGAGGTAACGATGTGGTTTTAACCATAGATTCGAAGCTTCAAAGTTACGTTGAAGAACTCTTGGCTCGACATGGCAAACCTGGTGCGATAATAGTTCAATCGGTGAAAACTGGCGAAATTTTGGCGATGGCTTCTTACCCAATTTTTGATCCGAACGTGTTTGCACAAGGTGTGAGTGCAAGACAATGGGCAGAACTGGTCAACGATCCATCGAGTCCTCTGTTGAACAGAGCCATAGGTGGGCTTTATCCTCCTGGTTCGGTTATAAAGCCTCTTTATGCCATAGCACTTCTCGAAGAAGCGGACTTCGATATCCCTTCGATCAACTGCTTGGGATATTTTGAATACGTTGGAACTACTGGCAGAGTTTTGGGAACCTACAGAGATTGGTATCTAGAAGGACATGGTGAGACGGATCTTAAAAAAGCCATAAAAGTTTCCTGTAACGTTTACTTTTATAACCTAGCGTTGCATCTCGGTATAGAGAGAATGAAACAGATTGCATCTTTCTTTAGAATCGACGAGCTGACACAGATAGATCTTCCTGGGGAGAGGAAGGGTCTGTTTCCAGATCCAACTTGGAAGTACGAAAGATTCAAAGAACCTTGGTATCCTGGTGATACAATTCTGTGTGGGATAGGACAAAGCTTTATTTTGGTTACTCCTTTGGAAATAACAAGTTTTTACAACGCAATAGCCAACGGAGGAACATGCTATCAGCCTAGGTTGCTCAAGTCCATCCTCGATTTTCGCGGTAAAAAGGTTTACGAACCTGATGTAACAGTTTTGTACAAAGTTTCTATGAAAAAATCAACCCATGAATTTCTCGTATCCGCGCTACGTGAAGTTGTTCAATCTGCAAACGGTGGAACGCCTAGGGACGAAGGAACAGCTTACAGAGCTTTCAGGGGATTGAAAATGGATGTGGCAGCAAAAACTGGAACAGCGGAAACTGGAAAAAGTGGACAATTACCCCATTCGTGGTTTGCTGGCTTTGCACCCGCGAGTAACCCAGAGATATTGGTTGTCGTTTTGCTTGAAAATTCCGGAAGCGGAGGAGAAGCCGCAGCGCCTTTGGCTAGAAAAGTTTTTGAATATTGGGGTGGAAAGAGATGA
- a CDS encoding TIGR03960 family B12-binding radical SAM protein: MILEFLNKHLLDVEKPSRYIGGEYNQVLKDPGKVKLRFVLAFPDVYEIGMSNLGLMILYRVLNKMEEVWCERTFLPWKDMYDLMKQKKIPLFTLESKTFVKNCDVVGISLQYELSYTNVLHLLDLAQIPIRSFERRESDPLVIAGGPCTLNPEVMAEVFDAMVIGEGEEVIRQIANVLIEMKGASRFEKLKALSQLEGLYVPMFYEPTIPPKPKYDWVYPKIFKRTVQDLNEHILDEFRIVPHCQTVHDRIVVEIMRGCNRGCRFCQAGIFYRPVREKFKAETVDEAMKALFCTGYEELALLSLSTADHSKIVDILTNLNEKLQKLNISLSIPSTRLDAFGVEIAKLITIARRTGLTFAPEAGTQRLRNVINKNVTQEDYLNALKAAKEAGWDRIKLYFMVGLPTETDEDLEGIVEMVNIAKKIGFSKINVSVASFVPKPHTPFQFAKQMDLEYFDHVKKVLSKLKRIASLNIHDPRMSLVEGLLSRGDRKIFNVVFDAFKNGAIFDNWEGMFNFEIWVKAIESSQIDLKMYMSERELYELLPWDHIQVVSKEFLISEYLRALRGEVTPDCRWSYCSGCGICNGALRNILEVTV, translated from the coding sequence ATGATACTTGAATTTTTGAATAAACACCTTCTTGATGTCGAAAAACCTTCCAGGTACATAGGAGGGGAATACAACCAAGTTTTAAAGGATCCAGGAAAGGTAAAACTCAGGTTTGTCTTGGCTTTTCCAGACGTTTACGAAATAGGAATGTCAAACCTTGGTTTGATGATATTGTACAGAGTGCTGAACAAAATGGAAGAAGTTTGGTGTGAAAGAACTTTTCTCCCCTGGAAAGACATGTACGATTTGATGAAACAAAAGAAAATTCCATTGTTCACCTTGGAATCGAAAACTTTTGTGAAAAATTGCGATGTCGTTGGTATATCTCTTCAATATGAGCTTTCCTACACCAACGTTTTGCACCTTCTTGATTTAGCTCAAATCCCCATAAGGTCCTTTGAAAGAAGGGAAAGCGATCCGCTGGTGATAGCCGGTGGTCCTTGTACTTTGAATCCAGAGGTGATGGCTGAAGTATTCGATGCCATGGTCATAGGAGAAGGAGAAGAGGTGATCAGACAAATAGCAAACGTTTTGATTGAGATGAAAGGAGCAAGCAGATTTGAAAAACTCAAAGCCCTCTCTCAGCTTGAGGGACTTTACGTTCCGATGTTTTACGAACCCACAATACCTCCCAAGCCAAAGTACGACTGGGTTTATCCAAAAATATTCAAAAGGACCGTTCAGGATTTGAATGAACATATATTAGACGAATTTCGAATCGTACCGCATTGTCAAACGGTTCACGATAGAATAGTCGTTGAAATAATGCGTGGTTGCAATCGAGGTTGTAGATTCTGTCAAGCTGGAATTTTTTACCGTCCAGTTAGGGAAAAGTTTAAAGCAGAAACTGTCGATGAAGCGATGAAAGCTTTGTTTTGCACCGGTTATGAAGAACTTGCTTTGCTTTCGTTGTCAACGGCAGACCATTCAAAAATAGTGGATATTTTGACCAATTTGAACGAGAAACTGCAGAAGCTTAACATTTCACTTTCTATACCTTCAACAAGACTCGACGCTTTTGGAGTCGAGATAGCAAAACTTATCACGATAGCACGAAGAACTGGTTTAACTTTTGCACCAGAGGCAGGCACACAACGACTTAGAAACGTGATAAACAAAAATGTAACGCAGGAAGATTATCTAAATGCCTTAAAAGCCGCAAAGGAAGCTGGGTGGGATCGAATAAAGCTGTATTTCATGGTTGGTTTGCCCACAGAAACGGATGAAGATCTTGAGGGAATCGTGGAAATGGTTAACATAGCAAAGAAAATTGGTTTTTCAAAAATAAATGTTTCGGTTGCGTCTTTTGTTCCAAAACCCCATACTCCATTTCAGTTTGCCAAGCAAATGGATTTGGAATACTTTGATCATGTCAAAAAAGTGCTTTCAAAGCTGAAGCGGATAGCTTCTTTGAACATTCACGATCCTAGAATGAGCTTGGTGGAAGGACTTTTATCAAGAGGAGATAGAAAAATCTTCAACGTTGTCTTTGACGCTTTCAAAAACGGAGCGATCTTCGACAACTGGGAAGGCATGTTCAACTTTGAGATTTGGGTGAAAGCGATAGAATCATCGCAGATAGATTTGAAAATGTATATGTCTGAACGAGAACTTTACGAACTGCTTCCGTGGGATCACATTCAAGTTGTAAGCAAAGAATTTCTCATTTCAGAGTATCTCAGGGCTTTGCGCGGAGAAGTTACACCTGATTGCCGTTGGAGTTATTGCAGTGGATGTGGCATTTGCAATGGTGCTTTGAGAAACATTCTGGAGGTGACCGTTTGA
- a CDS encoding CPBP family intramembrane glutamic endopeptidase: MKAIFYLILLLGFVVVQSISSRLKTKYRLLVVGVNQVVFSTILFFLLKVNYGFKVNFAGFWWFLILFLITLFFGWFFKASQAKIPYKLGFEIVVSVGVLMPLSEEIFFRGILLYIYPNSVQNAFVFASLHLLNVFSRLENFSVYNLLYRFAVGYIFSSSVLKTQSLFCPVLCHTVNNLAAVLVLFFSKNVTNERN, translated from the coding sequence TTGAAGGCGATATTTTATCTGATACTGCTCCTTGGATTTGTTGTCGTTCAAAGTATTTCGTCGAGGTTGAAAACAAAATATCGACTTTTAGTCGTTGGAGTTAACCAAGTCGTTTTTTCAACCATCTTGTTTTTCCTGTTAAAGGTTAATTATGGTTTTAAGGTGAATTTTGCCGGTTTTTGGTGGTTTCTGATTTTGTTTTTGATAACTTTGTTTTTTGGCTGGTTTTTCAAAGCTTCACAAGCGAAAATTCCATACAAACTAGGTTTTGAAATCGTTGTCAGCGTCGGTGTTTTGATGCCTCTTTCTGAAGAAATCTTCTTCAGGGGTATATTGCTTTACATTTATCCAAATTCAGTTCAAAATGCATTTGTTTTCGCTTCGCTGCACCTTTTAAATGTTTTTTCGAGGTTGGAAAATTTTTCTGTTTACAATTTGCTTTACAGATTTGCCGTTGGATACATTTTTTCAAGTTCGGTTTTGAAAACTCAAAGTCTGTTTTGCCCAGTTTTGTGCCATACAGTGAACAATCTTGCCGCTGTCTTAGTTTTATTTTTCTCTAAAAATGTAACCAACGAGCGAAATTAA
- a CDS encoding ABC transporter ATP-binding protein: MKNELILKIEGLRKLFPAERRLFRKTRLFVHAVDEISFEIKKGESLALVGESGCGKTTTGKVLVGLEEPTKGRIIFEQEDITPLLFEHESKAIEYVEKTYVEKFINLERKDLEKLSGIERIYAERFFALGKNRERFIQEFLNNRRERIRQLRRKVQMIFQDPYESLNPRMTIFDIVSEPLNIHGIGDLKEREERVTQMLADVGLTPPETFMFRFPHELSGGQRQRVAIARALILNPSFVVADEPTSMLDVSIRTGVMKLMMRLAEEHHISYLYITHDLAVARYMSNNIAVMYLGKIVETGPTEEVLKNPLHPYTKALLAAVPIPDPEVKRGEPNIKGTVPKPINPPNRCRFFERCPYAVEYCEKNDHPPLSEVAPGHKVACYVVSGEVK; this comes from the coding sequence ATGAAAAATGAATTGATTTTGAAAATAGAAGGACTTAGAAAGCTTTTCCCTGCGGAAAGAAGACTTTTTAGAAAAACAAGGCTTTTCGTTCATGCCGTCGACGAAATTTCGTTTGAAATCAAAAAAGGAGAATCTCTCGCACTGGTTGGAGAATCTGGATGTGGAAAAACCACTACTGGAAAAGTTCTGGTTGGCTTGGAAGAGCCAACAAAAGGAAGAATAATTTTTGAGCAAGAGGACATAACACCGTTGCTTTTCGAACATGAAAGCAAAGCCATAGAATACGTTGAAAAAACCTATGTGGAAAAGTTTATCAACCTTGAGCGAAAAGATTTGGAAAAGCTTTCTGGGATAGAAAGAATCTACGCAGAAAGATTCTTTGCACTTGGAAAAAACAGAGAAAGGTTCATACAGGAATTTTTGAACAACAGAAGAGAAAGGATAAGACAACTCAGAAGAAAGGTTCAGATGATCTTTCAAGATCCGTATGAATCTTTAAACCCAAGAATGACGATCTTTGACATTGTCTCTGAGCCTTTGAACATCCATGGTATTGGTGACCTCAAGGAAAGAGAAGAAAGAGTGACACAAATGCTTGCAGATGTTGGACTAACGCCTCCTGAAACTTTCATGTTCAGATTTCCTCACGAACTTTCTGGCGGACAAAGGCAAAGGGTTGCAATCGCAAGGGCTTTGATTTTAAATCCATCTTTCGTTGTTGCAGACGAGCCAACCTCAATGCTCGATGTTTCAATAAGAACTGGTGTGATGAAGCTCATGATGCGCCTGGCAGAGGAGCACCACATAAGTTATTTGTATATCACGCACGATCTTGCCGTTGCAAGGTACATGAGCAACAACATAGCCGTTATGTATCTTGGAAAAATAGTTGAAACAGGTCCAACCGAAGAGGTTCTCAAAAATCCACTTCATCCGTACACAAAAGCCCTTTTGGCGGCAGTTCCAATACCTGACCCAGAAGTGAAAAGAGGGGAACCGAACATAAAGGGAACGGTACCGAAGCCTATAAATCCACCTAACAGATGCAGGTTTTTCGAAAGATGTCCGTATGCTGTTGAGTACTGCGAGAAAAACGATCATCCACCGCTGTCAGAAGTTGCACCAGGTCACAAGGTAGCCTGCTACGTTGTCAGTGGCGAGGTAAAATGA
- a CDS encoding ABC transporter ATP-binding protein, with the protein MVLSVRDLRMYYKTKMGYVKAVDGINFDLDSGESLGIVGESGCGKTSISMTILRLLPDNAEFKGGQVLFDMGNGPVDLVKLSEDEMRKYRWRGISMVFQAAMNSLNPVYKVGDQIVEAIQTHFPDMPLDKARKKVAELFELVGLDPSRMDQYPHQYSGGMKQRAIIAMALACDPKVIIADEPTTALDVIVQDRILKEMKKIQQKLNMAMIYISHDIAVIAEVSDKIAVMYAGKFVELADSVTIFKRPMHPYTYGLMHAFPSVAGEKTELVTIPGEPPNLLNPPSGCRFSPRCPKADELCRKVEPEYREVDKNHFVACHHPIQPGEVVQFYEK; encoded by the coding sequence TTGGTTCTCTCCGTGAGAGACTTGAGGATGTATTACAAAACCAAAATGGGTTATGTGAAAGCTGTTGACGGCATAAATTTCGACCTCGATTCAGGAGAAAGTTTAGGTATCGTTGGCGAATCTGGTTGTGGAAAGACCTCAATATCGATGACAATATTGAGGCTTTTACCTGACAACGCCGAATTCAAAGGCGGACAGGTTCTTTTTGACATGGGGAATGGACCGGTTGATCTGGTAAAACTCAGTGAAGATGAAATGAGAAAATACAGATGGCGGGGAATATCTATGGTCTTTCAAGCAGCGATGAATTCGCTCAACCCAGTTTACAAAGTTGGAGACCAAATAGTTGAAGCCATTCAAACTCACTTTCCAGACATGCCTTTGGACAAAGCTCGTAAAAAAGTAGCAGAGCTTTTTGAACTGGTTGGATTAGACCCATCCAGGATGGATCAATATCCACATCAATACAGCGGTGGTATGAAACAAAGAGCAATAATTGCAATGGCTTTGGCGTGTGATCCAAAGGTTATAATCGCTGATGAACCAACGACAGCTCTTGATGTAATCGTGCAAGATAGAATACTCAAAGAAATGAAAAAGATTCAGCAAAAATTGAATATGGCCATGATTTACATCTCACACGACATTGCTGTGATAGCTGAGGTAAGCGACAAAATAGCAGTTATGTACGCTGGAAAATTCGTTGAATTGGCAGATTCAGTTACGATATTCAAGCGTCCGATGCATCCTTACACCTACGGTTTGATGCACGCTTTCCCAAGTGTTGCAGGAGAAAAAACCGAGCTTGTGACGATCCCTGGAGAACCTCCAAACTTGCTGAATCCTCCGAGTGGATGCAGGTTCTCACCGAGATGTCCAAAAGCCGATGAACTTTGCAGAAAGGTTGAGCCAGAGTACAGGGAAGTTGATAAAAACCACTTTGTGGCATGTCATCATCCTATTCAGCCTGGAGAGGTGGTGCAATTCTATGAAAAATGA
- a CDS encoding ABC transporter permease, whose protein sequence is MEAIVKEPLWKIRFKLWIRSFKAGWKIFREKKLAVFGLGVIIFFAIFGALYPLYPIVMKNLFWKDDPFAFDTFSPYDPVIGFDPNIYNHPSPPSLRHPLGTDPLGRDILAMIMYSTPREFVLGITAALITVMIGTFIGASCAYYGGIIDTFFMRLADVVMLFPSLALLMVLSAFMELTLFRLAVILGILSGFGSITLVLKAQALTVKVRPFIEAAKSAGASDAYIIFRHIIPNIMPLSFLYMMFNVTGAIFTEAVLSFLGLANIRMSWGVIIQMAESSGYLMGASIGTYWWLWVPAGACITLLCSAFYFLGRGLEEIVNPRLRKR, encoded by the coding sequence ATGGAAGCGATTGTTAAAGAACCACTTTGGAAAATTCGTTTTAAACTTTGGATTAGGTCTTTCAAAGCTGGATGGAAGATTTTCAGAGAGAAAAAACTTGCAGTTTTCGGGCTTGGAGTTATAATCTTTTTTGCTATCTTTGGGGCTTTGTATCCGCTTTACCCAATCGTGATGAAAAACCTCTTTTGGAAAGATGATCCCTTTGCTTTTGATACCTTTAGTCCGTACGATCCTGTGATTGGTTTTGATCCAAACATTTACAATCATCCTTCACCTCCTTCTTTACGACATCCTTTGGGCACAGATCCACTTGGAAGGGATATACTTGCGATGATCATGTACAGCACACCAAGAGAATTTGTCCTTGGAATAACAGCCGCGTTGATAACAGTTATGATAGGAACTTTCATAGGTGCAAGCTGTGCTTATTATGGAGGAATTATAGATACGTTTTTTATGAGATTGGCAGACGTGGTTATGCTTTTTCCAAGTCTAGCACTTTTGATGGTTCTAAGTGCTTTCATGGAACTAACACTTTTTAGATTAGCTGTCATACTTGGGATACTTTCAGGATTTGGCTCGATAACTCTTGTTCTCAAAGCCCAAGCTTTGACGGTAAAGGTTAGACCTTTTATAGAAGCAGCTAAATCCGCTGGAGCCAGTGATGCTTATATAATCTTTAGGCATATTATTCCCAACATAATGCCTCTTTCCTTTTTATACATGATGTTCAACGTCACAGGTGCCATTTTCACCGAAGCCGTTCTTTCCTTTTTAGGTCTTGCCAATATACGAATGAGTTGGGGTGTAATAATTCAAATGGCAGAATCTTCAGGTTACCTTATGGGAGCAAGCATAGGAACATATTGGTGGTTATGGGTACCTGCAGGAGCTTGCATAACTTTGCTCTGTTCAGCTTTTTACTTCCTTGGAAGAGGGCTTGAAGAAATTGTCAATCCAAGGCTCAGGAAGAGGTGA
- a CDS encoding ABC transporter permease has product MLKYIGKRVVQIIILLFIYITIVYWLIEAMPGSFVDKYLMNPKLTPEIRENLKRQFGFDKPPFIRYLTYIKNFLKLDLGISFSYFPRKVTSIIAERLPRTVFLFVTATLVSYSLGYSLGKRAAWKRGNLLDKTATFVGIVFWTIFLPLLAIFNIWLFGVVLGILPLNQFINPNLWRTAPVSAQTVFIRLLLNAFIFLVIFLISMIIAQRLKTIAAKKFLLCSTAGVFLFVSILIWIFSGLGRYAWDIINHMILPVLTLTIYSFAGSMLVMRDTMLDVIREDYITTAKAKGLPDRVVRDKHAARNALLPLVTNFVISLGFTVSGGIITETMFSWPGLGRTYLEALNQQDTPLLIGLLVFTGIFVLIAHLVADILYAFLDPRIRY; this is encoded by the coding sequence GTGCTTAAATACATTGGTAAAAGAGTTGTACAAATAATCATACTTTTGTTCATTTACATCACCATTGTTTATTGGCTGATCGAGGCAATGCCTGGAAGTTTTGTAGATAAATACCTGATGAATCCAAAACTTACACCTGAAATAAGAGAAAATCTCAAACGACAGTTTGGTTTTGACAAACCACCCTTTATTAGATATTTAACTTATATAAAGAATTTCCTAAAGCTTGATCTTGGTATATCTTTTTCATATTTTCCAAGAAAAGTCACATCTATTATTGCCGAGCGACTTCCAAGGACTGTGTTTCTCTTTGTAACGGCGACTTTGGTTTCTTATAGCCTTGGTTATTCGCTTGGTAAAAGAGCCGCATGGAAGCGTGGAAATCTTTTGGACAAAACGGCTACTTTTGTTGGAATTGTTTTTTGGACAATCTTTTTACCTTTGCTTGCCATTTTCAACATATGGCTATTTGGGGTAGTCCTTGGCATATTGCCACTCAATCAGTTTATCAACCCCAATTTGTGGAGAACTGCACCAGTTTCTGCCCAGACAGTTTTCATAAGACTCTTGCTTAATGCCTTTATTTTCCTTGTAATTTTCTTGATTTCAATGATTATTGCTCAAAGACTCAAAACAATTGCCGCTAAGAAATTTTTACTGTGCAGTACTGCTGGTGTTTTCCTGTTTGTCTCAATTTTAATATGGATTTTCTCAGGCCTTGGAAGATATGCCTGGGATATAATAAATCACATGATTTTGCCCGTTTTAACTTTGACAATATATTCATTTGCCGGAAGCATGCTTGTGATGCGTGATACCATGCTCGACGTTATAAGAGAAGATTATATAACAACTGCAAAAGCAAAGGGATTACCTGACAGAGTTGTTCGAGACAAGCATGCCGCAAGAAACGCTTTACTTCCACTTGTAACGAATTTTGTCATTAGCCTGGGCTTTACGGTAAGTGGTGGAATCATAACCGAAACCATGTTCTCTTGGCCTGGACTTGGAAGAACTTACCTTGAAGCTTTGAATCAGCAAGACACACCACTTCTTATAGGTTTGTTGGTCTTCACAGGAATATTTGTTCTAATAGCGCATCTTGTTGCGGATATTCTTTATGCTTTCTTAGACCCACGAATAAGATATTGA